In the Glycine max cultivar Williams 82 chromosome 19, Glycine_max_v4.0, whole genome shotgun sequence genome, ACTTTCCCTGctcaacatttatttatatagttagttagttacccTGATATAAAATGACTCTAGTTTCTACTAATTATAGTGCGTAAAGCTATCTACAATTACTCTAGCTTGCAATAAAATCCGTTTGACAAGATTGTAAACATTTTAGTACCTCCCacaattttacatatattattgAGCATACTATCCTCCCGTAAACaccaattttgttagttttgcctttcctttgAACTAATTCCATCTGCATAGGAAGATTTTGATTGTCCTTGTGATCTGTCCATAATTTGTTCGACTAAAATTACTAATCTACATGCCATATTTCTGACATACTTGTTGTATTAACTACCTTCATTGTATGTGATAGGCacttttcattttgttgtttggaGAGTGATAACAATATTCATTGTACAAGACTGTTAGTGAGCATTATCACAGGTATGAATGTGTTTGATACTTTTGATAGATTGTTTATTCTTATGAGTccttttttaacttgttttacGTGATTAATGACTAATGCTTTGTATATAATTAATGTCCATCTTGAGTGAACCTTTGATTCCTGTttaagattgaatacaatgattcttgcggatatttttcattaatgattgtattgaatcttgaattgtccgtttggacagtttttGGAAGAGACatatttttatagtagattcatgCATAAAggttaagtttattttcttaaatttgatgaaattttggtacaatgcatttctagttgttctctgagtgcatacttgattgtcaGGGAATTAATGTCACCGCTTTCATGTCAtgtacttggagatcaatgtgaaatgctgccgaaatttcgtCAAATTTAGGAAAAGAGACTTAACCAAAACGTATGAATCtactatataaaaaattcttcCTTAATGGGATAAggccacacctttaatgaaaaagtgagattttcatgcatcggaAAACTTTGTGGCTAGCACATAGTTATtaattagatggatcgaagttgaaTGAATACAAGTCGCATGAGCTCTGCGTATAAGGAAGGAGTGGAGCAGTTCTTGGAATTCATCTCCGAAAGAAGTCGACCGAATGAGgatcaaaaatatttatgtcgttgtataaattgtttgaacggGAGACGACAGATACTCAATGACATACGAGaacatctattgtgtgatgggattaagagaTATTATACAACATGGATATATCATGGTGAATTAACAGACATGCAGAGGAAGTCTTAATTTGAACCGACTTATGTataaatgggagatcgcttagaGGAAATGATTCATGATCTTGGACAAAAATCTTTTCAACAAGCACAGACCCCtgtgtatgatacattgcaaagtgattccaagaagcctttgtatccagGGTACAAGAAATCTTTGACCATGTTGTCaacggtgttaagtctggttaatgtcaaggtCAGTTtaggtggagtgacaaaagcttcacttCACTTCTTCAGGTGGTGTAGgatatgcttccagaggaaaatactttgccaaaaagttactatcaTGCAAAGAAAATATTGTGTCTAATAgctatggagtatcagaagattcacgCATGCcataatgattgcatactgtacagacaTGAGTTTAAAGAAATGCGCAAATGCTCTAGGTGTGTGGTATGacagtacaaagtgaaggatgataaTGAATGTAGTAGTAACGATAACTCAAAGAAAGGCCCCAAAACAAAGGTTTTGTGATATCTTCTGATCATTCCAAGGCTTAAGCGtctgtttgctaatggagacaacgcaaaagaccttacatgacaTGCTAATGGGAGAAACTACGATGGAATGCTTCGTCATCTAGTTGATTCCCAATGGAATAAAATTGATCGTCTGTATCCAAATTtcggcaaagaggcaagaaatcttaggcttggacttaaCACTGATGGAATGAATTCATATGacagtttaagcactcaacacagctCGTGGCCAGTTTTGCTAGTTATTTACAACTTcactccttggttgtgcatgaagcgaaaatacatgatattGTCTACGATTATATCGAGCCACAATCCATACAGAGATCTggacaatcacaatttgaatcagaaagttatattaataattggatgcagaattcaaagagggatgtgtacctaggagcctacttgaatgggtgAGTTAAACTGAactaatgaatttaaataatatatgcagtataataacttattattctccactgcagtgcacattggcaaatggtcatcattttgcctaaggaaaatgttatcatttggttttgttccttgcataataggccagacaactacctaaAAGGAATTATTAACATGTTAGTTATATTTTCCAATATATTTACACTATCATTAGTtagaaacatcaatattttaattgtacaacaCACATGCATGTTTGTATTGAACAATGCTTTGAAAGGATTTGACAATAGTCCAAAAACTAAATtcaaggctcctgctaggtgaaTTGTTAAAGTAAGATATTTAAACAATtcttctaattatattttattactgtgtacactaatttgtacttaacattgaatatctaaatttcataatgtatttagtgtaataaacaaaaggaagcattgagtGCGGGTACTACGTCATTCACtagatgtcaactataatcttaggaagtttcaagaataattgagaaacggtaattgtttaattcaaacgtatttcattttgttataattgttattgcatgttattaacttatattttattatatcatgctataataaaaatgaaacaattggAACCAGAGAGAATGAAGACACTTCATATCCAATGGGCAACAtactatttgaaagttaaaaatgaaacaattagcTAGTGTTTTAAGTCATTTTAGGATTGTAGTTtagttaatttacattttttacaattcatttcatgtatgcacattaaatattattttaattgataataaatattgaatttttatgGAATTTCTACTAAAAACTGTCTAAAAACAAACTGAAAACTATTTGTTGTGGTTCTGGTTTCAAATTTGTAGGTTAAGCtgggataattaaaaaaacaaatataatattaaaaaaatccaataaacaacatcggttattccaAAATTCAATGTTAAGTTGGActcacaacattggtttttataaaaatcgatgttgttgttgaacatcaacatcaatttgcactaaaaaccgatgttgattaCCATAATATAATAtcgatttttagtaaaaatcgatgttgggTAGTACaaatcaacatcgatttttccaaaaatttgatgttgtatgtatatattaatatcgATGTTGATTACCATAATATAATAtcgatttttagtaaaaatcgatgttgggTAGTACaaatcaacatcgatttttccaaaaatttgatgttgtatatatatatattaacataaaaaccaatgttatagGTATaccttaacatcaatttttgtaaaaaccgatatTGATTTGTACAgatttcactttcattttttgttatttcttatcatacaacatcggttttttaaaaatcgatattgtcatttttatgttaatattgGTTTTGTAAAATCGATGTCAACGTTATTACTTTCAGCATtgatactttcaacatcggttaataatcgatgttgaaagtaattaataactgatgttaaaaccctattttctagtagtgcatGATATTTTCATTCTTCACTCTTCCCCTCCCTACAAAAAGTCTCTTtgtaatttagttattttatttattacccCCACCGGAATcctaaaaaaagagaagaaaagaagaaagaactaAGTCTATCAAAGTAACCCTCTTCCCCAAGAAAGTGGTTTTTGTCTCCTCTTGCTCAATCTATTCCtatatttttctcactttttccgACGCACTATCCCTCCTCGGATTAGCTCCAATAAGCATCCCTAGGTAAATAAAAGGCAAGGACATAGAGGAATAGTCTATCAAATGTTTTATCCATGAGATCCACTTTTGATTGAACCTCATCCTCCCCATCATATATACCAAAAACTCTGAACATGTAATCATATGCCAtggtgaatatatatattataggagTCATCATCTTAATTTCTAGTACTATATTATAAACCTATCATCTCTCTTTTGCTTTTCCTATTATGGttgctatttatctttatttagcacttaaaaaattaaaggaagaaATAAAGTAAAGTGAGAATACTGTTAAACAATATACGATGAAAAATGTTTGTATTAACATGGTGAATTATTAGAATAATGAAATTTTCtctcaaaacaagaaaattgAAACCCAaattgttaacatcaatttctaTGAATTgtagtaaatataaatatgaagaaACTAAATGATCACACatccccacacacacacaaaacataaaaaaatgttgacttTAAATATAGCACATATAGTGCTAATTACAAACTATCTTCAATACGGTAAGGTAGAATTAAGCAAGAAGAGGAAGCATTTTTTCAAGGTACAACAATGAAACATCAAATAATGAAGGTAATAAAGAACCTACATGTActcaattttgagaaaaaaaatgtaaatctaAAGCAATAGCGAATAAAACAAACTTACAATGAGTATTTAGACATTAATAATTGACTCTATGATATGCAATGAGTATTTAGACATTCATAATTAACTTACAAAGAATAATGGACTCTTTCATGTAAACAACTATCCcctatggtaaaaaaaaaaaaaactcatcaaTTACTTTTGTACCAAATAACTCATCATTCATTTTTGTTACTAAATCTTTTCTCAAcatttttccattaaaaatattataaaaattatgtaaatatgataaaatattttaaagatgacCATGGCTACTTTGATTTGCAATGAGCCATCCCAAGGAGAGATCTATATTATAAATGGAGTAAATAATGATAAAGTTTCACGAAATAATTATCTGAAGTGATCGATCTACAAAAAATAGCCTAAAATGCATGCGAAAAACGTATCATTATtgtaaattaataacaatactCCAGTCTGAAAATGATTGATGATTAGGCAGATTAGCTAGCAGTCAATTAAAATAAACGCGTAATAGTGTCTAAATATTAGTTGTTTCCAACACTAAATCCTAACTAAAGCAAAATGCAGGATTCTCTGTCCTTCCCCACCTCTTTCAGCCTGATATAAAAACAAATCTTAGATATATTGTTAATCATTATAcgcataaaattgatttttttttcttccaaatgatGCACcatgtatttataaaaatttaggttaaatttaaaaggataaaaagaagAGAGGGAAAGAGAGAGGAACAAGGGGTCTTGGGGCAGGGTCTAGTGCTTATAAATACTCTGGCATTAGCCACTAGCTTTCACAAACTGAGGCACACAAAAAAAtgggttcttcttcttccatatgGACCGTGTGTTTGATTTTGGCATCACTGGCCTCTGCAGCACTCTGTGCCAACCCTCGTAGACCAGTGGATGTACAATTTGGCCGAAACTACGTGCCCACATGGGCCTTTGATCACATCAAATACTTCAATGGAGGTTCTGACATTCAGCTTCATCTTGACAAGTACACTGGTGCGTATGTTGTACTTCTTCATTCCTATGTAGATGGCCTTAGAAATTTCACCAGTGATATGACCAGAAAAGTATCGTCTTGGAAATTTGAGTTTGAACAAAACTTGACtccaaaaatagaaatattattttggtCATATCATGGGTAAATGCCAGATTCGGATCTTATAACAAAGTTAAGTTTAACTATTCCTTTATTGCTCATGTAATGTTCTATACAACTTTGTACAGGTACTGGCTTCCAGTCCAAAGGGTCATACTTGTTTGGTCACTTCAGCATGTACATAAAGATGGTTCCTGGAGATTCAGCTGGCACAGTCACTGCTTTCTATGTATGcacaaaatcaaatgaaaaataaaaagtttctgTCTTTATTTGCTtcagctattttttttatacctgTATTTGGGATTCTTTAGTTTGTGTGTAGTATGTGAATGTGACCTTTGGTTTTGTTATGGTTGAAACTATGCAGTTATCTTCCCAAAATGCGGAGCACGACGAGATAGACTTTGAGTTCTTGGGGAACAGAACAGGACAACCTTACATTTTGCAAACAAATGTTTTCACAGGAGGCAAGGGTGACAGAGAGCAAAGAATCTATCTCTGGTTTGATCCCACAAAAGAATACCACAGATACTCCATTCTCTGGAACTTGTATCAGATTGTGTAAGCACACTTCACTCAAACTCTCGCATaccctttttcatttttcaccaTTTGTTGGAAATCCCAGTCATATAGCTAAATATTATGTATATAATTGGAGGGCaagcacattctaagatgggttagttttatttatttatttaagttcaacctaaatctaaattttaaaatggcaTCAAAATCTATACTAATTATATATAGATGTTCAGgcttacaaattttaaattttatgttaaaaatgttCATTCCTCCACCATCCACTACcaatatgattaaaataatacataaataaaaattttaacattaaaatataaatttcaatattttttttcatgttactATCCAAAAAAATTAGTTCAATCTTGAGGTGTAAAAGTAAAAACTTGGAGATATGTAGTCGGCATGCCGAGGGACTTAAAAGGATTATTTTggtagaatgaaaagaaaataaattaaaattcaaagtaaaatataaaatatgaattttatattttaattgtttttttctttacaaaccAATATACCATAAGGGTGAACGGAAAAGAAAAGGATTATGGGTTTAAATATTTGGGTctcaaaatagaaaaacattaaaaactttTGACATGTTGAGTGAGAAAGATTGAAAAGTTGGGGGTGTACAGGTTCTTTGTGGACGATGTGGCAATCAGGGTGTTCAAGAACAGCAAGGACTTGGGAGTGAAATTCCCCTTCGACCAGCCAATGAAGATCTACAACAGTCTATGGAACGCTGATGACTGGGCCACAAGGGGTGGTTTGGAGAAAACGGATTGGTCCAAAGCCCCATTCATAGCAGCCTACAAGGGGTTCCACATCGACGGGTGCGAGGCCTCGGTGAACGCCAAGTTCTGCGACACGCAGGGCAAGAGCTGGTGGGACCAACCAGAATTCCGTGACCTCGACGCTTCCCAGTGGCGTAGCCTCAGATGGGTGCGCCAGAAATACACCATCTACAACTACTGCACTGACAGAAAACGCTACCCTCAACTCTCCCCTGAGTGCAAACCAGACCGTGACATTTAAAATTCTCCCTTTCACTTTCCTActgctattattattattattattgctacCCTTTGTTACATCAAtacttctcatttattttttccacCTAATTTTATTACCGTGTCACATTCACATTATCACTTCCTATGtacaattttatataattatatcacGTTAGTTTCTCCTTGTTTCATTGATCATTTATTGTGTCATCATATCActcttaaattcttttttccatGTTACTAGTATGTTGGAAATATTCAAGTTCTATATTGGTTGTTTTTTCTTGGAGTGcaatgtaatttatatatttgttggaTACAATTTTATGTTATCAATGAATCTAATATGGTATTAGAGCAAGTTATGACTGGATCTTACCCTTTTGTGACAATACAcacaattgattttaaaatgaaatttagtatatgaattgattttaaaatgaaatctaataatattatatacgaTTATTTGAATCTcataaatcattattatttgtattaaagAATATTGATGGTCCCTTAAATCATTCTCGCCCCTtgtatatacataaattaaaacttgGGTTCggataaataaatatacttcaattttattttttttcacttatacTGTACTTGATGATTATCCTTTCAAGTCGAGGAACATGCTATTATTGTTGTCTTGCTTTATTCTGTGGTAATAATGTCCTGGTTGCAGAGCCAGTTGTATTTTGTAGAGATCTGTGAtctttctgtttttcttttttgggtgaATCATAGATCTGCGCTCTGATCCTCTGGTTCCGGAAATGACAAAGTAGAAAGTGGTGCCAATTGTATTGAATATTGCTGAGGAAAAGACAATGGACCCCCAAAGGTGGCATCACTGGGCACTCCCCATGTGAACGTTATATCAGAGCCGTTTTAGCAGtaaataatcttaattttaacgAGAGGGTCTTTTAAATTACTACTAGTGTTTAAGCAATGTTCTCAGGCAATTCTCATGTCCGTAAGACAGTTAAAATCTTGAATAAATGAATGAATCCATATGTAATGAAGAAGAGTCTCATAAACCGATCTTCATACCATATTAattaagaagttaaaaaaagtatttattacataaataataagatagcataaaaaattataaacaatataatttttcttcatccaataaatatatttttattttaaatttttaactaatatccTTAAAACATTAGTTAATATTTATCATTGAAGAATTAATCTCTAATTTTTGGAtaaagtatatgttgaacacaaaataaaaaatgatttgtttaacattttttttttactatatcaTTAATACAAACGTATTCATTAGCTTATAGATGACTAATCTATTAAAGTTTTATTCAAACTCtacttataaaatttaaatttattttcacagatatcaataataaattgataaattaaaatcatgttAGAAATACACTAAagattatcataaaataaaatattaataatattattttatcaaatctttttCACATTCTTTGATGTGTACAGTATATGAGGAGGTTTATTGCTTGATTCAAGGTAAAGaaagttttttgaaatttacgttttttttttcatgttgatCAAATGCATTTTCCTACTAAATGCAATTTTATTAgagtcaaataaaattattataaatgaaaaaattttcTATTTACGTATTTAATAGAACTATGTAtctaatattcaaaattaaaatcattagcTAAACAGGAATCATGTTAAAGTTACTATgggtaaatagttatttttgttccTAAATATGTAAATCATTGACAAATTTATCActgaaagattaaaattcaaaaattagtCCCGAAAGTGTAAAAATGCGACAAATTTATCCGACTGTTAACTTCTGTTTGttcgttaataaaatagcctacATGAGATAAACGAATGGATTTGTCACAAAAATTATTGTGAATATGACCATGTTAAATAGATTAGAGgaaaaagtcaataaattatCACTATTGGActtaaatgtcaataattttttattgggcaagaaaatgtcagtaattttttgaacaaaaatgtcagtaagttattattattggaacaaaatgttaataattttttattatatcaagatgtcaataattttttattgaacgttaatattagtaattttttattgaacctaaatatcaatatatttttattagactaATTTATTATACCCCAAATATTTATCAGTAAAACAAATATACtaatatgattatataaaacgttcaaaaaattaacacaaaactAAAATATGATAGAATATTAAACATTAAAGAAGAGACTTCttctaataaaatttcaattaaacttATTGAACACTTTTCTTTAGATATTTTATAGTAttgtaaattttgaaacaaactaaataatatatacgcaaatattaaaactaaatatacaaacgaatccttttttttaataaagctatatatatatatatatgtatgtatgtatatattccAAATGAAAGTATAACATActtaaagattaaataaattcataaagtAATTGTATATTAAGTTcatctttaaattttgtaattattttactaTCATCTTAGTTTATCTGAAATAAATGAGTACACTtacattttaaatgataataaacatagATTTGTTAAACTATttgctttttctgtttttttaggaaattttttttatgcacaATGTATCTTATTCCTTACAAAATAACATCATATCAGTTTCACAAATTCAAACTGAATAAGTCACACCTTTTGAATTatcaaaaaagaataaagtcATTTTCGTTTCTGAATGTGTAAATCGTTAACAAATTCAtccttaaaagattaaaattcaaaatttgaaaaaatttaccctaaaattatattttacccttaagTGAAACGAAATTTGGATTTAATCAATTAGTGTAATAGAAACATTCTGATTTTAggttcaacaaaaaattattgacatttatgtctaataaaaaattactgacattttgaTACAATAGAAAATTACTGAAATTTTGGTTTAATAATGATAACTTACTAACATTTTTGTCCAATGGAAATTTACTGatattttgttccaaaataaaaattactaacattttcatctaaaattttttactaatattttcgtccaacaaaaaattattgacatttaggtccaataatgataactcaTTGACATTTTCATCCAATCTATTAAGTATGATTACATTGACAatcaattttgtgataatttcaTCCCTTGATGGCACGTAAGTTAAGGGTTAGATAAATTTGTGACACTTGTTTAGgactaaattttgaattttaatttttcagggataaatttgtcaataatttatacctttaaagataaaaatgactatttacccttTCTTTTATCTATCTTTAAAGGATTTCatctaaaaattaagaaatacaataaatttttctagattctaataaaataattatagaattttctattttatcatttttatttctactatataacaatggataaattaattaaaaattagacagaaaataagaaattaattaaaaaataattaatgttatttgaaactttaaaattttaaataattttaaatattattttaaaaatgacaatTAAAATAGGAcagagaaaatatatttatcaatatttgttattatcggtgcataaaaagttattataaaaaaagttaatattttgaaagattATTTCTAAACGATTTATGTTTGGTTCTTTCTCAGGAAATGTGTGGGATTCTGCATaatcctaaaattaaaaatgtttcttttttaattctttaaaaggGATACTGATTgcattaaaaaagaagaaaaaaaaggatactGATAAATACTAGTTTTGACTAAATTCAAAGGCTGTCTAGAGCATCATTATTCGATGTTTAACGTGGTTCCCTTGCACTTTGGCACGTGggcatatatattttaatgtacataatgacttttttctttctttctttggagATGTGCATAATGACTGAAGCATTAGCTAGGACAAATAAAATTAGgattttaaattgtgattgTAGCTTTGGaaacttcaattattttaatatgggAAATATTATTGACAAAGATGGTCGGTGTAGTTGTAACTTATAACTGTTATCCGTTATCGaatacaattttatttcaaaaagcaaAACCCCTTATCCTGGCTGCAATTCTGGTAAACAGTGTAACTCTAACGGGTTGGATTCCTCTTCGGTGACTTTTCTATGGGTGAAATTACGGCAAATTTCCTTAAAGGGGgtgcttttataaaatattttctcaaatggGATCCTTTCGAAAAATATTACATGAGGGGCTCTTTTCTACGTACTTTGCATGGATAATATAGCAAACCGCCACTCCTAGTGGCGAGTTTGTTGGGAAAACACCACGTGACACGAAAAACGTCACTCGTAGTGGCGAGTTGCCCAGTTGCAGGCCTAAAGGGGAGTTGCAATTGCAACTTGCGATTTGAGTGCAAGTTGCAACTCCCATTGGCAACTCCCattgtataattaaattagttttatattttattttgtagtttccagtaaaataatttgtatgataattttttttaagtaattattaattaaaactaaatgtcagctttcaagtaatttttttaaatacatacataaatttaaataaattaccaatttaTTTTCCGATAAACAAAGttcaaaactaaaacaaatgTCACAAATCttcttgattaattttaatataaaaaataaaactcttttCAAACTTCTGTTTTTTTCGTTGAGTTATATTTGAATAGGAGAAAaggattttaaacttttctgAAAGTTATTCTAATTTTNNNNNNNNNNNNNNNNNNNNNNNNNNNNNNNNNNNNNNNNNNNNNNNNNNNNNNNNNNNNNNNN is a window encoding:
- the LOC100778482 gene encoding xyloglucan endotransglucosylase/hydrolase 1-like encodes the protein MGSSSSIWTVCLILASLASAALCANPRRPVDVQFGRNYVPTWAFDHIKYFNGGSDIQLHLDKYTGTGFQSKGSYLFGHFSMYIKMVPGDSAGTVTAFYLSSQNAEHDEIDFEFLGNRTGQPYILQTNVFTGGKGDREQRIYLWFDPTKEYHRYSILWNLYQIVFFVDDVAIRVFKNSKDLGVKFPFDQPMKIYNSLWNADDWATRGGLEKTDWSKAPFIAAYKGFHIDGCEASVNAKFCDTQGKSWWDQPEFRDLDASQWRSLRWVRQKYTIYNYCTDRKRYPQLSPECKPDRDI